The following coding sequences are from one bacterium window:
- a CDS encoding nucleotidyltransferase domain-containing protein → MDQRLHDCISRQPYPLLFVTMSGAHLYGFPSADSDYDLRGVHLLPLTEIVGLNAKQETIEVSEIGSGLQIDLVTHDARKFFQLLLKRNGYVLEQLYSPLVLHSTAEYLELKEIAQGCLTRHHSHHYLGFADAQWRLFNADPKIKTLLYLYRVLLTGIHLMTSGTIEANLLKLNEEFRLPYIQDLVAFKVSSQEQARLTDADISFHHSEYLRLRKWLEASYS, encoded by the coding sequence CGTACCCATTGCTATTTGTTACGATGAGTGGTGCTCATCTTTACGGATTTCCCTCCGCTGATTCCGATTACGATCTGCGAGGTGTTCATCTCCTTCCACTAACCGAAATAGTGGGACTCAATGCGAAACAGGAAACCATTGAAGTTTCTGAAATCGGCTCTGGATTACAGATTGATCTGGTGACTCATGATGCCAGGAAATTTTTTCAACTTCTTTTGAAGAGAAATGGGTACGTACTGGAACAGCTTTATTCGCCTCTGGTCCTTCATTCCACGGCCGAGTACCTGGAGCTAAAGGAGATCGCTCAGGGATGCTTGACGCGTCATCACAGCCATCATTATCTCGGTTTTGCGGATGCGCAGTGGAGATTATTCAATGCCGATCCGAAGATCAAAACGTTGCTTTATCTTTATCGAGTTTTGCTTACCGGAATTCATCTCATGACATCCGGCACGATTGAAGCGAACCTTCTTAAACTAAATGAGGAATTCCGATTGCCCTACATACAGGATCTGGTAGCTTTCAAGGTTTCGAGTCAGGAGCAAGCGCGGCTGACAGATGCAGATATTTCGTTCCATCACTCAGAGTACTTGCGTTTGCGAAAATGGTTGGAAGCATCCTACAGCTGA